The Pricia mediterranea genome includes a window with the following:
- a CDS encoding methyltransferase domain-containing protein — translation MNSKIENLDRSKVTNAVQEIYREVASNPEKGFHFPVGRISCMNLGYPAEELDALPVSAVESFAGAGYPFVADSIKSGDTVVDVGSGSGTDVLIARHKTGDKGLVYGIDFSETMNKKARENIDKSGLDGIQIRESPADNIPLEDANADVATSNGAINLVTDKDKAYGEIYRILRPGGRIQIADIVLSKPVDAASKANARLWAECIAGAEPVNTYLDLVRAAGFKDVTVIDRLDYFDRSSNESTRKTAKSLGAHAIVLIGRKD, via the coding sequence ATGAATTCCAAAATAGAAAATTTGGACAGATCAAAAGTGACAAACGCCGTTCAGGAAATATACCGTGAAGTGGCTTCGAACCCTGAAAAGGGATTCCATTTTCCCGTGGGCCGCATCTCCTGCATGAACCTTGGATATCCGGCGGAGGAGCTGGATGCCCTGCCCGTGTCCGCCGTTGAATCCTTTGCCGGGGCCGGATACCCATTTGTTGCCGATAGCATCAAATCCGGGGATACGGTAGTAGATGTGGGCTCCGGCTCCGGAACGGATGTGCTGATTGCCAGACATAAAACAGGCGATAAAGGGTTGGTCTACGGAATCGATTTCAGCGAGACCATGAACAAAAAAGCCAGGGAAAATATAGATAAGTCGGGCCTGGACGGGATACAGATCAGGGAAAGCCCTGCGGACAATATCCCGTTGGAAGATGCCAACGCGGATGTGGCCACGAGTAATGGCGCAATCAACCTGGTGACGGACAAGGACAAGGCCTATGGGGAAATCTACCGGATACTCAGGCCGGGCGGACGGATTCAAATCGCCGATATCGTCCTCTCCAAACCGGTAGATGCCGCATCGAAAGCCAATGCCCGACTATGGGCAGAGTGCATTGCGGGTGCGGAGCCGGTAAACACATACCTGGACCTTGTCCGTGCAGCCGGATTCAAGGATGTGACCGTCATCGATCGTCTGGATTATTTCGACCGCAGTTCCAATGAAAGTACCAGGAAGACCGCCAAAAGTTTGGGTGCCCATGCCATTGTGCTGATTGGACGAAAAGATTAG
- a CDS encoding FAD-binding oxidoreductase, translating to MSTQDKIEVFKTQLRGELIEPKHERYDEARTIYNDMINKKPALIARCSNVADVIACVNYAREQNLPTSILGGGHNGPGLGLIDDGLVIDLSEMKGTRIDPEARTVRADAGCTWGDVDHTTHAFGLATVSGIIATTGIGGLTLGGGHGYLSRKYGLTVDNLLEVDIVLADGRFVTVNKNQHPDLFWALRGGGGNFGVVTSFTYQLHPVKEVIAGPMFWPVEKAEKLMKWYRDWLPKAQDNVYAFFLVAEVPGPPFPPEIHGRKVCGLMWCILPSRREPENILDEARAVGEPLFEHVDPMPYPALQSMFDGLYPPGLQWYWKGDFVRELSDEAIAKHMENAIVPTPRSTMHLYPINGTVHEKSAEDTAWNYRDVNWSMVIAGVAEDPAEQDTITAWSREYWEATHPYSAGASYVNFMMEEGDDRIRATYGDNYERLQKVKAKYDPDNFFHINQNILPA from the coding sequence ATGAGTACACAAGATAAAATTGAGGTCTTTAAAACACAACTGCGGGGCGAGCTAATAGAACCCAAGCATGAAAGGTATGACGAGGCACGCACGATCTATAATGACATGATCAATAAAAAACCTGCCCTTATCGCCCGATGCAGCAACGTGGCCGATGTTATCGCCTGCGTGAATTATGCCCGCGAACAAAATCTGCCTACCTCCATATTGGGTGGCGGACATAATGGACCGGGACTTGGCCTGATAGATGACGGACTGGTCATTGACTTATCGGAAATGAAAGGAACACGAATAGATCCCGAAGCCAGGACTGTCCGAGCCGATGCCGGTTGTACCTGGGGCGATGTGGATCATACTACCCATGCTTTTGGTCTGGCCACAGTAAGCGGTATTATAGCCACTACCGGCATAGGAGGACTTACCTTGGGAGGTGGACACGGATACCTCAGCCGGAAATACGGCCTGACCGTTGACAATCTATTAGAAGTCGATATAGTGCTGGCGGATGGCCGATTTGTAACAGTCAATAAAAATCAGCATCCTGACCTTTTTTGGGCCCTGCGGGGCGGAGGTGGTAATTTTGGGGTGGTCACCTCATTTACCTATCAGCTTCATCCGGTGAAGGAGGTTATTGCCGGTCCCATGTTCTGGCCTGTGGAAAAGGCAGAAAAATTGATGAAATGGTACCGAGACTGGCTACCCAAAGCACAGGACAATGTCTATGCCTTCTTCCTGGTGGCTGAAGTGCCCGGACCGCCATTTCCTCCTGAAATCCATGGTCGCAAAGTATGTGGGCTAATGTGGTGCATACTGCCTTCCCGCAGGGAACCTGAGAATATTTTGGATGAAGCCCGTGCAGTGGGAGAACCCCTGTTCGAGCATGTTGATCCTATGCCTTATCCGGCCCTGCAAAGTATGTTTGACGGATTGTATCCGCCTGGATTACAGTGGTACTGGAAAGGCGATTTTGTTCGTGAATTATCGGATGAAGCGATAGCGAAGCATATGGAAAATGCCATAGTACCCACCCCGCGATCGACCATGCACCTTTATCCCATAAACGGTACCGTGCATGAAAAAAGTGCAGAGGATACTGCCTGGAATTATCGTGATGTAAACTGGTCCATGGTCATAGCCGGTGTGGCCGAAGATCCTGCAGAACAAGATACAATTACAGCATGGTCCAGGGAATACTGGGAGGCCACCCATCCCTACAGCGCCGGTGCTTCCTATGTAAACTTTATGATGGAAGAGGGTGATGACCGGATCAGGGCGACCTATGGCGATAATTACGAGCGTCTGCAGAAAGTCAAAGCCAAATACGACCCGGATAATTTCTTTCACATCAACCAGAATATTCTACCGGCATAA
- a CDS encoding cupin domain-containing protein, with protein MKNLIFRLTHITGTILAFFLIGTVTTVQGQDSETNEKAIVRSADNDKLEWGPCPAFMGDGCNITVLHGNPEEPNADILFRMKGNTSVPRHWHNSPERMVLISGKMRVNYDGQEAEVLQAGDYAYGPTERPHTATCLSDDPCVLFIAFEDPIDAMPGAKTED; from the coding sequence ATGAAAAATTTAATATTTCGATTAACGCATATAACAGGAACGATACTCGCCTTCTTCCTTATTGGCACTGTTACCACAGTCCAAGGACAGGACAGCGAAACAAATGAGAAAGCAATTGTTCGGAGTGCCGATAATGACAAACTGGAATGGGGACCTTGCCCTGCCTTTATGGGGGATGGATGTAACATTACCGTATTGCATGGTAATCCCGAGGAACCGAATGCCGATATATTGTTCCGGATGAAAGGAAATACATCTGTGCCCCGACACTGGCATAACTCCCCCGAACGTATGGTATTGATTTCGGGAAAGATGCGGGTAAATTATGATGGGCAGGAAGCGGAAGTGCTACAGGCCGGTGACTATGCATATGGCCCCACTGAGCGCCCACATACAGCTACGTGCCTATCGGACGACCCATGTGTTCTGTTTATCGCATTCGAAGATCCCATAGATGCGATGCCCGGAGCTAAGACGGAAGACTGA
- a CDS encoding helix-turn-helix domain-containing protein, which translates to MQNIYNIATSQPEFKKIEVSSVLFSEYKCLEERSVFKAWSHLNFFVYVIQGKKKWRTLENSYMVHANEALFVKKGANIIHKFFDVQFCALMIFIPDDFIKDLIAEKPKIALGQKRVESDSVIPLKLDKTLSTYFSSLYAYFFNEEKPSPHLMEIKFKELLVNLLSLPINPKIGSYFMDVAQREKPSVEYIMESNFIHNLSLKEFAELTCRSLSTFKRDFKNRYGTSPGRWLTEKRLQHAERLLETTDQKIYEVAFECGFESPSHFTRVFKKKQGTSPLQYKER; encoded by the coding sequence ATGCAAAACATATACAACATAGCAACAAGCCAACCCGAATTCAAGAAAATAGAGGTCTCCTCCGTATTGTTCTCCGAATACAAATGTTTGGAAGAGAGGTCCGTGTTCAAGGCGTGGTCGCACCTCAATTTCTTCGTATATGTAATACAGGGAAAAAAGAAATGGCGCACCCTTGAGAACAGTTATATGGTACACGCCAACGAGGCCCTTTTTGTAAAAAAGGGGGCCAATATCATACATAAATTTTTCGATGTGCAGTTTTGTGCCCTGATGATCTTTATTCCCGATGATTTTATTAAAGATCTTATCGCTGAAAAGCCAAAAATCGCACTGGGCCAAAAGCGAGTGGAGAGCGATAGCGTAATCCCCCTAAAACTCGACAAAACGTTGAGCACCTATTTTTCTTCCCTGTACGCTTATTTTTTTAACGAGGAAAAACCATCGCCCCATTTGATGGAAATCAAGTTCAAGGAACTTTTGGTCAACCTCTTGTCACTGCCCATCAACCCCAAAATCGGCAGTTACTTTATGGATGTCGCCCAGCGGGAAAAACCTTCCGTCGAGTATATCATGGAGTCCAATTTCATCCATAACCTTTCGCTTAAGGAGTTTGCCGAACTGACCTGCCGTAGCCTAAGCACCTTTAAGCGTGATTTCAAGAATCGTTACGGCACCTCGCCCGGTAGATGGTTGACCGAAAAACGGTTGCAACATGCCGAACGCCTTTTGGAAACGACGGACCAAAAAATCTACGAGGTGGCCTTTGAATGCGGTTTTGAAAGCCCCTCGCATTTTACAAGGGTCTTTAAGAAAAAACAGGGAACTTCTCCCCTGCAGTACAAGGAACGGTAG
- a CDS encoding cupin domain-containing protein, with amino-acid sequence MKTINKFRLKHLFKTMLAFILVLAFNVVQGQNSDTDQKAIVWETDDSTLKWGPCPGFMPEDCRIAVLQGNPKKPNTDVFFKMQGNTTVPRHWHNSPERMVLVSGKMRVNYDGQDSEIINTGDYAYGPAERPHEATCLSDEPCILFIAFEDPIDAMPMSKTEDSKK; translated from the coding sequence ATGAAAACAATAAACAAATTTCGTTTAAAACATCTGTTCAAAACAATGCTCGCTTTTATCCTAGTCCTTGCGTTTAACGTCGTTCAAGGACAGAACAGCGATACCGACCAAAAGGCCATCGTCTGGGAAACCGATGACAGTACATTAAAATGGGGACCTTGTCCTGGGTTTATGCCCGAAGACTGTAGAATTGCGGTTCTCCAAGGGAATCCTAAAAAACCTAATACCGATGTCTTTTTTAAGATGCAGGGAAATACTACCGTACCGCGACACTGGCATAATTCGCCGGAACGTATGGTCTTGGTGTCCGGCAAGATGCGGGTAAACTATGACGGACAGGATTCAGAAATAATCAATACCGGCGACTATGCTTATGGACCGGCAGAACGGCCCCATGAAGCGACGTGCCTATCCGACGAACCTTGTATCCTGTTCATCGCATTCGAAGATCCTATCGATGCCATGCCCATGTCTAAGACGGAGGACAGTAAGAAGTAG
- a CDS encoding Fic family protein produces MSGYFLSQQDARWDKKSFQQENNAGIRKTTGTRITSKDKIIYTPPEGETIIRDLLKNLEDFIHSENDIDDLIRLAVLHYQFEAIHPFPDGNGRTGRVLNILYLVEKGLLDTPILYLSKYIIENKNQYYKKLRAVTEKQDWEGWILFMLKGVEETAIHTLKKINAINDLMRETITYAKAQLPSRVYSKELIELLFEQPYCKVKFLVDKDVAKRQTAAEYL; encoded by the coding sequence ATGTCCGGCTATTTTCTTTCGCAACAGGATGCCCGATGGGATAAAAAATCCTTTCAGCAGGAAAACAATGCCGGTATACGAAAAACTACTGGCACTCGCATAACGAGTAAAGATAAGATCATATATACTCCACCCGAAGGCGAAACGATTATCAGGGACTTGTTGAAAAACTTGGAAGATTTTATCCATTCGGAAAACGATATCGACGATTTGATTCGATTGGCGGTATTGCATTACCAATTTGAGGCAATACATCCTTTTCCAGACGGTAATGGAAGGACCGGACGGGTCTTGAATATCTTGTATTTAGTAGAGAAGGGTTTGTTGGATACGCCAATTTTATATTTGAGCAAATACATTATCGAGAATAAAAACCAGTACTATAAAAAACTCAGGGCAGTTACCGAAAAACAAGATTGGGAAGGATGGATTCTATTTATGTTAAAAGGGGTGGAGGAAACGGCTATTCATACCTTGAAAAAGATAAACGCCATCAATGACTTGATGCGGGAAACCATTACTTATGCAAAAGCGCAATTGCCATCTCGAGTATATTCCAAAGAATTGATAGAATTGCTTTTTGAGCAACCTTATTGCAAAGTGAAATTTCTAGTGGACAAGGATGTTGCCAAACGCCAAACCGCAGCCGAGTATTTATAG
- a CDS encoding T9SS type A sorting domain-containing protein — translation MELFKFDSTGPHEIQVTGLHDYNSVSISGITDCQGKVEDVFNLSESVYVYPIITKDKVFIHGIRSKTHVKVYDMAGRIIMEKDIGSDTNEILNLAAYGTGMYPIKITTRGNTETFKIIKQ, via the coding sequence GTGGAACTATTTAAGTTTGATTCAACCGGCCCCCATGAAATACAAGTAACTGGCCTACATGATTACAACAGCGTATCTATCTCAGGTATAACCGATTGCCAAGGCAAAGTCGAGGACGTATTCAATCTTTCCGAATCGGTATATGTTTATCCTATCATCACAAAAGACAAGGTATTCATTCATGGTATTCGATCTAAGACCCATGTAAAGGTTTATGATATGGCGGGACGGATTATTATGGAAAAAGATATAGGAAGCGATACAAATGAAATTCTGAACCTAGCAGCTTACGGAACGGGAATGTATCCCATTAAAATAACCACTAGGGGCAATACGGAAACATTTAAGATTATTAAGCAATGA
- a CDS encoding urea carboxylase-associated family protein, translating to MTDYVISPRSGVSISLREGQHLKVSCIQDEQVADLVAFNPNQLEEVLSNGKTFDYAETIQLTTGHTLYSNKSNPMLDIIEDTCKTHDFLLAPCCPKTMKIFYNIEESVPTCHGNLYAALKGSGVKQWQIPTAFNIFMNVPVRPDGNLKVLPPTAKAGDYILFEARMDLLIGLTACSAPASNNGSFKPIGYSVW from the coding sequence ATGACGGACTACGTAATTTCCCCGAGAAGCGGAGTGTCGATTTCATTAAGAGAAGGACAGCATCTGAAGGTATCCTGTATCCAGGATGAGCAGGTTGCGGACCTCGTTGCGTTCAACCCAAATCAGTTGGAAGAAGTGTTGAGTAACGGCAAGACTTTCGATTACGCCGAGACCATACAACTTACGACAGGACATACCCTGTATAGTAACAAGAGCAATCCCATGTTGGACATTATCGAGGATACCTGCAAGACCCACGATTTCTTATTGGCCCCTTGCTGTCCGAAAACTATGAAAATCTTCTATAATATCGAAGAATCGGTGCCTACCTGTCATGGTAATCTGTATGCGGCCCTCAAGGGCAGTGGCGTTAAACAATGGCAAATTCCTACGGCGTTCAATATCTTTATGAACGTGCCCGTACGACCAGATGGAAACTTAAAAGTGCTGCCCCCAACCGCCAAGGCGGGCGATTATATTCTGTTCGAGGCCCGGATGGATCTGCTTATCGGTCTTACCGCGTGCTCGGCCCCTGCATCGAACAATGGTTCGTTCAAACCTATAGGTTATTCTGTTTGGTAG
- the gntA gene encoding guanitoxin biosynthesis heme-dependent pre-guanitoxin N-hydroxylase GntA produces the protein MELVTDNPYETEDGRRYYVDADTDMHIGRNKELRSEFMEFVLQDGYPCVGAQAAVNGDTFSIGDFESMDNPNTPKNLAYGLTEYLRAMKDAPSNFLTYVAIFPESGFSNEKAFEEALWELLGQLNTEDAKHSNWCQRYSSDPNKKDFSFCFGGEGFFIVGLHPGSSRKARRFKYPAIAFNLQLQFDNLRENGRFDLMRNAIRERELAFQGSINPMLADFDEGLQAPQYSGRKLGPEWKCPFIAQKEKK, from the coding sequence ATGGAATTAGTAACGGATAACCCTTATGAGACCGAGGACGGCCGCCGGTATTATGTTGATGCCGATACGGATATGCATATCGGCAGGAACAAGGAACTTCGATCAGAGTTCATGGAATTTGTTCTTCAAGACGGGTATCCCTGTGTAGGAGCACAGGCGGCGGTCAATGGCGATACGTTTTCCATTGGGGATTTTGAATCTATGGACAACCCCAATACGCCTAAGAATTTGGCCTATGGCCTTACCGAATATCTACGGGCCATGAAGGATGCCCCAAGCAATTTCTTGACCTATGTCGCCATTTTTCCTGAATCCGGATTTTCGAACGAGAAAGCCTTTGAAGAAGCACTGTGGGAATTACTGGGCCAGTTGAATACAGAGGATGCGAAACACTCCAATTGGTGCCAACGGTATAGTTCCGATCCCAATAAAAAGGATTTTTCGTTCTGTTTTGGAGGCGAGGGTTTTTTTATCGTGGGCCTACATCCTGGCAGTAGCAGAAAGGCGAGGCGGTTCAAGTATCCGGCCATTGCCTTTAATCTTCAGCTCCAGTTTGACAATCTCAGGGAAAATGGCAGATTTGATCTCATGCGTAATGCCATCCGGGAAAGGGAACTGGCGTTTCAAGGTTCCATAAATCCGATGTTGGCCGATTTTGACGAGGGACTTCAGGCCCCCCAGTACTCCGGCAGAAAGCTAGGGCCGGAATGGAAGTGTCCCTTTATAGCTCAAAAAGAAAAAAAATAA
- a CDS encoding peptidylprolyl isomerase: MNHAYKLTLLLFSIVTAVVYFNLDSEPALVTIPLTQDSNANNYIIKTELGDIVFEVYPKKAPLTVENFLKYVDMADFEEANFYRVVRMDNQPQDSIRIEVIQGNFTSNENSLGNIEHETTKETGILHEDGTISMARMDPGSASVAFFICINNQPQLDYGGKRNPDGQGFAAFGKVIKGMDVVKAIQLGDTNGQSLQNPVQIDEIVKSRQ, encoded by the coding sequence ATGAACCACGCCTATAAATTGACCCTTTTACTATTTTCAATAGTTACTGCAGTTGTTTATTTCAACCTCGATAGCGAGCCTGCGCTTGTCACAATACCCCTTACTCAAGATAGCAATGCTAATAATTATATCATCAAGACCGAACTAGGCGATATTGTTTTTGAGGTGTACCCGAAAAAAGCGCCCTTAACTGTTGAGAACTTCTTGAAATACGTGGACATGGCCGATTTTGAGGAGGCCAACTTTTATCGCGTGGTACGAATGGACAACCAGCCCCAAGATTCCATTCGGATCGAGGTCATTCAAGGAAATTTCACTTCGAATGAAAACAGCTTGGGCAATATCGAACATGAAACGACCAAAGAAACAGGGATTCTGCATGAGGATGGGACAATATCTATGGCCAGGATGGATCCGGGATCGGCATCGGTAGCATTTTTTATTTGTATTAATAATCAACCGCAACTCGATTACGGAGGAAAGCGCAATCCCGACGGTCAAGGTTTTGCCGCCTTCGGTAAAGTCATAAAAGGAATGGATGTAGTCAAGGCCATTCAATTAGGGGATACAAACGGTCAAAGCCTCCAAAATCCAGTTCAAATTGATGAAATTGTCAAATCACGGCAATAG
- a CDS encoding peptidylprolyl isomerase has translation MKTFGIYILIIALLIFSGCTDTGDEKYVIETELGDIMFEVYPEKAPITVGNFKKYVEQANFDGAYFYRVVRMDNQPVNPVKIEVIQGDFTGADHRFPIIEHETTEVTGLTHKDGTVSMGRFEVGTTQAEFFICINDQPELDYNGKRNPDGQGFAAFGQVLEGMDVVKEIQSGETDKQSLKKKIKISSISKLK, from the coding sequence ATGAAGACCTTTGGAATCTATATCTTGATCATTGCCCTGTTAATCTTTTCCGGATGTACCGATACGGGGGACGAAAAATACGTAATCGAGACGGAGCTCGGTGATATCATGTTTGAAGTTTATCCCGAGAAAGCTCCCATTACTGTCGGGAATTTTAAGAAGTACGTCGAACAGGCCAATTTCGATGGCGCCTATTTCTATCGGGTAGTAAGAATGGACAATCAACCTGTCAACCCGGTAAAAATAGAAGTGATACAGGGCGATTTTACCGGGGCGGACCATCGATTTCCAATTATTGAACATGAGACCACCGAAGTAACAGGGCTGACCCATAAAGACGGCACCGTTTCGATGGGCAGGTTTGAAGTAGGTACCACCCAGGCGGAGTTTTTTATCTGTATTAACGACCAACCGGAGTTGGACTACAACGGAAAGAGAAATCCTGATGGACAGGGCTTCGCCGCCTTCGGCCAGGTTTTAGAGGGGATGGATGTGGTGAAAGAAATTCAATCCGGTGAAACCGATAAGCAAAGCTTAAAGAAAAAAATCAAGATCAGCAGCATCAGCAAGTTAAAATAG